One window from the genome of Anopheles merus strain MAF chromosome 3R, AmerM5.1, whole genome shotgun sequence encodes:
- the LOC121597314 gene encoding hsp70-binding protein 1, giving the protein MASGDNPDQPRQPRNMQGLLKFAMEATKSEDAPHPAHLQPMDEERRRFLEEALKSLTVDVVQQLEKAMKVLLDSGSNDDAKAEAIDTVIDYVQDIDTANDFYKVGGFVIIKPGLESPSADVRSGTLQLVGELAQNNPFCQQHLLEQNILAKLTELLSDEPTVAQQAMHAISCMVRHHEPCLAAFIDIGGLECILGCIQTDNEKLRIKASFLMANLCTEFAAVRDEFIKLNAVERVMAAVKPSRDYDAKLETALSTLNVLTECAEGVRRCREGNMKQKLETIVKLNGGKEECQEQLEYANTLLKRCYAAEQDGTDR; this is encoded by the exons ATGGCTAGTGGAGATAATCCCGACCAACCGAGACAGCCTCGCAATATGCAG GGCTTGCTAAAGTTCGCCATGGAAGCGACGAAAAGTGAAGATGCACCACATCCCGCTCACCTGCAGCCGATGGACGAAGAGCGGCGCCGGTTTCTGGAGGAAGCCCTCAAGTCCCTCACCGTCGACGTTGTGCAGCAGCTCGAGAAAGCGATGAAGGTTCTGCTCGACAGTGGCTCCAACGACGATGCAAAGGCCGAAGCAATCGACACCGTGATTGACTACGTGCAGGATATCGACACAGCGAACGATTTCTACAAGGTGGGAGGGTTCGTCATCATAAAGCCGGGACTGGAATCACCCAGCGCGGATGTGCGCAGCGGCACGTTACAGCTTGTTGGGGAGCTGGCCCAAAACAATCCCTTCTGCCAGCAGCACCTGCTCGAGCAGAACATACTGGCGAAGCTAACGGAGCTGCTTTCGGACGAACCCACCGTTGCACAGCAGGCCATGCACGCGATCTCGTGTATGGTGCGGCACCACGAACCCTGCCTGGCGGCGTTCATCGATATCGGTGGGCTCGAATGCATACTGGGCTGCATACAGACGGACAACGAGAAGCTGCGCATTAAAGCGTCCTTCCTGATGGCGAACCTGTGCACGGAGTTTGCCGCCGTTCGGGACGAGTTCATCAAGCTGAACGCGGTAGAGCGGGTGATGGCGGCAGTGAAACCTTCGCGGGACTATGATGCAAAGCTAGAAACGGCCCTGTCCACGCTGAACGTGCTGACGGAGTGTGCGGAGGGCGTCCGGAGGTGCCGGGAGGGCAACATGAAGCAGAAGCTGGAGACGATTGTTAAGCTGAACGGCGGCAAGGAGGAATGTCAG gaACAACTCGAATATGCCAACACGCTGCTAAAACGATGTTACGCCGCAGAGCAGGATGGCACTGACCGGTAG
- the LOC121597315 gene encoding DNA-directed RNA polymerase II subunit RPB9 produces MAYDAAHDDGPGFVGIRFCQECNNMLYPKEDKENKILLYACRNCDYKQEADSNCIYVNKIMHEIDELTHIVPDVISDPTLPRTEEHACPKCSHREAVFFQAQTRRAEEEMRLYYVCTNSSCCHRWTE; encoded by the exons ATGGCATACGATGCAGCACACGATGATGGACCAGGATTCGTCGGAATTCGGTTCTGCCAGGAATG CAACAACATGCTGTACCCGAAGGAGgacaaggaaaacaaaattctGCTCTACGCCTGCCGTAACTGTGATTACAAGCAGGAGGCGGACTCGAACTGTATCTACGTGAACAAAATTATGCACGAAATCGA cgagctaaCGCACATTGTACCGGACGTGATATCGGATCCCACGCTACCGCGCACGGAGGAACACGCCTGCCCGAAATGCTCCCACCGTGAGGCCGTCTTCTTCCAGGCCCAGACACGCCGTGCTGAGGAGGAAATGAGACTGTACTACGTGTGTACCAACTCATCCTGCTGCCATCGGTGGACGGAATGA